The following proteins are encoded in a genomic region of Amphiura filiformis chromosome 11, Afil_fr2py, whole genome shotgun sequence:
- the LOC140164336 gene encoding uncharacterized protein, translating to MQTTNPCVKVTVGKIPALGDTESDASPDAKACGSVKTFLVNALNKLTKTWIRGIKCKFSIACPCNDVHAPSEVSRCYHLLPLKDCLKEEQILCNKTQQLVNTEFCRMWFQGLETKHNEPTKQEDQASSSTQLLPATPTTNVAGNQIHVTGDLNQFLGPVTIQSSCQSDQGSSQYVSANGRSDANWPSTASSSMCSIDGNSRCVMVTVSYDQKPSGTEEACKAVLALHNGQQSGNVKLINCTRGEIKESFDNKLYDQMLDQKYGLTQSDSDFTINGTCLCKTRQINICPGNKGLINYCAHARKKVDKSVLEVTKTDELCKIASDDRKKELPNDVPHCFQEEDTLGLEGLCREFKKYKDGDNLTKRILDEMRPYVSAFANTNGGRCFIGVYDNNKGVGIIHGQEIQCIAKDAFMYQEFVRRLEGKMKEMIWLQRGRKLARDEILKGQHWDVELYQAQPPAGMSDGQSKPNMKRKASMESGANKKQQSVANSKPQKEAKMSAEASCEDHSHNVDAVNMLIEQMDIQAPESDATFSSACNASSPAPNCSLQSDSMEETGRGDPDVHHNGNAAAGDATSKCGDQHLSKKGKKKQGCRQNNHPSGARPKQLPTTSTNAEAKGTDVNEKVLIIITIPRLVEGVVFTHLPECPIYVGDGNTRMMTETEWMEMWLPILFPKYH from the exons ATGCAAACTACAAACCCATGTGTAAAA GTGACGGTGGGCAAGATTCCTGCCCTCGGAGATACAGAAAGTGATGCTTCACCAGATGCCAAGGCATGTGGATCT GTGAAAACATTTCTTGTTAATGCTCTCAATAAACTCACCAAAACTTGGATTCGTGGGATTAAATGCAAGTTTTCCATAGCCTGCCCTTGTAATGACGTGCATGCTCCATCAGAAGTCTCCAGATGTTACCATCTGCTTCCACTAAAAGACTGTCTCAAGGAGGAACAGATCCTATGCAATAAGACACAGCAGTTGGTCAATACAGAATTCTGTAGGATGTGGTTTCAAGGACTAGAAACAAAGCATAATGAGCCCACAAAACAAG AAGACCAAGCCAGCAGCAGTACTCAACTCTTGCCTGCCACACCCACCACTAATGTAGCTGGAAATCAAATCCATGTTACTGGAGATTTAAACCAATTCCTGGGACCTGTGACTATTCAATCAAGCTGTCAAAGTG atcAAGGGAGTTCACAATAtgtttctgcaaatggtagaagTGATGCAAATTGGCCAAGTACTGCCAGCAGCTCTATGTGTAGTATTGATGGAAACTCAAG atGCGTGATGGTCACTGTGAGCTACGATCAAAAACCTAGTGGTACAGAAGAAGCATGTAAAGCAGTTCTAGCATTGCATAATGGACAGCAGAGTGGAAATGTCAAGTTGATCAACTGTACTCGAGGAGAAATAAAAGAATCCTTTGACAATAAACTGTATGATCAAATGTTGGATCAAAAATATGGCCTGACACAATCTGACAGTGATTTTACAATCAACGGTACGTGTCTTTGCAAAACGAGACAGATAAACATTTGTCCAGGTAACAAAGGTTTAATAAATTACTGTGCACATGCGCGAAAGAAAGTAGACAAGAGTGTACTAGAAGTTACAAAAACTGATGAATTGTGTAAAATTGCATCAGATGATAGAAAGAAGGAACTTCCAAATGATGTACCACATTGTTTTCAAGAAGAAGATACACTAGGCCTTGAGGGACTTTGTCGAGAATTTAAGAAATACAAGGATGGTGATAATTTGACAAAGAGAATTCTGGACGAAATGCGACCATATGTGTCTGCATTTGCCAATACCAATGGCGGCCGTTGTTTTATTGGTGTTTATGATAACAACAAAGGTGTTGGTATTATTCATGGTCAGGAAATTCAGTGTATAGCAAAAGATGCTTTCATGTATCAGGAGTTTGTAAGACGACTGGAAggcaaaatgaaagaaatgatATGGCTTCAGAGAGGTAGAAAGCTTGCAAGAGATGAAATACTGAAGGGGCAACACTGGGATGTAGAGTTGTACCAAGCACAACCACCTGCTGGAATGTCTGATGGTCAGAGTAAGCCAAATATGAAGAGAAAAGCCAGCATGGAGAGTGGTGCCAACAAGAAGCAGCAATCGGTAGCAAATTCTAAACCACAAAAGGAGGCTAAGATGAGTGCAGAAGCAAGTTGTGAAGATCACAGCCACAATGTGGATGCAGTAAATATGTTGATTGAGCAAATGGATATACAGGCACCAGAAAGTGACGCAACATTTAGTTCAGCATGTAATGCTTCATCTCCAGCCCCTAATTGCAGTCTCCAATCAGATAGCATGGAGGAAACAGGTCGAGGTGATCCTGATGTACATCACAATGGAAATGCAGCTGCAGGAGACGCTACATCAAAATGTGGTGATCAACACTTATCcaagaagggaaaaaagaaacaaGGTTGCAGACAAAATAATCATCCTTCAGGTGCAAGGCCAAAACAACTGCCTACAACAAGCACAAATGCAGAAGCAAAAGGCACAGATGTGAATGAGAAAGTACTCATTATTATCACAATCCCTAGACTTGTAGAGGGTGTTGTCTTTACCCATCTGCCAGAATGCCCTATCTATGTAGGTGATGGAAACACAAGGATGATGACTGAAACTGAATGGATGGAAATGTGGTTACCAATACTATTTCCAAAGTACCATTGA